One window of the Bos mutus isolate GX-2022 chromosome X, NWIPB_WYAK_1.1, whole genome shotgun sequence genome contains the following:
- the ELF4 gene encoding ETS-related transcription factor Elf-4, whose translation MAVALQPSDLIFEFASNGMDDIHQLEDPSVFPAVIVEQVPYPELLHLYSGLELDDVHSGIITDGTLCMTQDQILEGSFLLADDNETTSQTVSTPEVLLNVESPNNILDDKQIFSTSEMLPEPDPAPAMTLPNYLFPVSEPDALNRAGNTGDQEENCLEEKVPREESAKKTGKSKKRIRKTKGNRSTSPVTDLSIPIRKKSKDGKGSTIYLWEFLLALLQDRNTCPKYIKWTQREKGIFKLVDSKAVSKLWGKQKNKPDMNYETMGRALRYYYQRGILAKVEGQRLVYQFKEMPKDLVVIEDEDERSEVTATSPQASAPSTSSGGSSRRASSRVSSRAAPQGKGDTSWEKPKVQHVGLQPSASLELGLSIDEEIPTTSAMLVSPPESQAKVTKAVSTSAVPSSIHLGVAPVRSGSALTLQTIPLTTVLTNGPPASTTASTQLVLQSVPPASTFKDTFTLQTSFPLNTSFQENQVAAPGAPLILSGLPQLLAGANRPTNPAPPSVMGAGPAGPSSQAPGTVIAAFIRTSGATTAPGVKEGPLRPSSYVQGMMTGAPMEGLLVSEETLRELLREQAHLQPLPSQVVSRASHNPSLLGNQTLSPPSRPTVGLTPVAELELSSSSGSLFMAEPNVSTPGSLLTRSPTPASISPFNPTSLIKMEPHDM comes from the exons ATGGCTGTTGCCCTGCAGCCCAGTGACCTGATCTTTGAGTTTGCAAGCAACGGAATGGATGACATCCACCAG CTAGAAGATCCCTCCGTGTTTCCAGCTGTGATTGTGGAGCAAGTTCCCTACCCCGAATTACTGCATCTGTACTCAGGCCTGGAGCTGGATGACGTTCACAGTGGCATCATAACAGATGGGACATTATGCATGACACAGGATCAGATCTTGGAGGGCAGTTTTTTGCTGGCAG ATGACAATGAAACCACCTCACAAACCGTGTCAACCCCTGAAGTCTTGCTCAACGTCGAGTCTCCTAACAACATCCTGGATGACAAGCAGATCT TCAGCACCTCCGAAATGCTTCCAGAGCCAGACCCTGCTCCAGCCATGACACTGCCCAACTACCTGTTTCCTGTCTCTGAGCCCGACGCCCTGAACAGGGCTGGTAACActggtgaccaggaggagaactGTCTGGAGGAGAAGGTCCCCAGAGAAGAGAGCGCTAAGAAGACTGGAAAATCCAAGAAGAGAA TCCGGAAGACCAAGGGCAACCGCAGTACCTCACCTGTCACTGACCTCAGCATCCCTATTCGGAAGAAATCGAAGGATGGCAAAG GCAGCACCATCTACCTGTGGGAATTCCTCCTCGCACTTCTGCAAGACCGGAACACCTGCCCCAAGTACATCAAGTGGACCCAGCGAGAGAAAGGCATCTTCAAGCTGGTGGATTCTAAGGCAGTGTCCAAGCTGTGGGGGAAGCAGAAGAACAAGCCTGACATGAACTATGAGACGATGGGCCGGGCACTCAG ATATTACTACCAACGAGGCATCCTGGCCAAAGTGGAAGGGCAGAGGCTGGTGTACCAGTTTAAGGAGATGCCCAAGGACCTGGTGGTGATCGAAGACGAGGATGAGAGAAGCGAGGTCACAGCCACATCCCCTCAGGCCTCTGCTCCCTCCACCTCCTCTGGTGGCAGCTCCCGGAGAGCCAGTTCCCGGGTCTCATCTAGAGCTGCCCCGCAGGGCAAGGGTGACACTTCCTGGGAAAAGCCGAAGGTGCAGCACGTTGGTCTCCAGCCATCTGCGAGTCTGGAATTGGGACTGTCTATAGACGAAGAGATCCCCACTACCTCCGCCATGCTTGTCTCTCCACCAGAGAGCCAGGCCAAAGTCACCAAAGCTGTGAG TACTTCTGCCGTGCCCAGCAGCATCCACCTAGGAGTGGCCCCCGTCAGGTCGGGCTCGGCCCTGACCCTGCAGACCATCCCGCTGACCACAGTGCTGACCAACGGGCCTCCTGCCAGTACTACTGCTTCAACCCAGCTCGTTCTCCAGAGTGTTCCACCTGCTTCCACCTTCAAGGACACCTTCACTCTGCAGACCTCCTTCCCCCTGAACACCAGTTTCCAAGAGAACCAGGTGGCAGCACCAGGGGCTCCGCTGATTCTCAGTGGCCTCCCCCAGCTTCTGGCTGGGGCCAACCGTCCGACCAATCCGGCACCACCCTCAGTCATGGGAGCTGGCCCAGCGGGGCCCAGCTCTCAGGCCCCTGGGACTGTCATTGCGGCCTTCATCAGAACTTCCGGTGCCACCACAGCCCCTGGGGTCAAGGAGGGGCCACTGAGGCCCTCGTCCTATGTGCAGGGCATGATGACTGGGGCCCCCATGGAGGGCCTGCTGGTTTCTGAAGAGACCCTCAGGGAACTCCTGAGGGAGCAGGCTCACCTTCAGCCACTTCCAAGCCAGGTAGTTTCAAGGGCTTCCCACAATCCGAGCCTTCTGGGAAACCAGACTTTGTCTCCTCCCAGCCGCCCCACTGTTGGGCTGACCCCAGTGGCTGAACTTGAGCTCTCCTCGAGCTCAGGGTCCCTGTTTATGGCTGAGCCTAACGTAAGCACACCTGGGAGCCTGCTGACTAGatccccaaccccagcctccaTCTCCCCATTCAACCCCACTTCCCTCATTAAGATGGAGCCTCATGACATGTAA